One Roseimaritima multifibrata DNA window includes the following coding sequences:
- the fae gene encoding formaldehyde-activating enzyme, translating to MQFYIGEALDGDGNEIAHIDLMIGDKNGPVGTAFANALATQSEGHNNLLAVLAPNVAVKPATVMVTKVTIKGMKQAVQMFGPAQAAVAKAIADSVADGVIPKDQAESLVVVCGVFIHPAAEDDQKIYNYNYSATKMAVANAMQNKPSVDEMLAQKDSAAHPFRGF from the coding sequence ATGCAGTTCTATATTGGTGAAGCATTAGACGGCGACGGCAACGAAATCGCTCACATCGACCTTATGATCGGCGATAAGAATGGTCCTGTTGGGACTGCGTTTGCAAACGCTTTGGCCACTCAGAGCGAAGGTCACAACAACCTTTTGGCCGTTTTGGCTCCAAATGTTGCTGTTAAGCCAGCGACCGTGATGGTCACCAAAGTGACGATCAAGGGCATGAAGCAGGCGGTTCAGATGTTCGGACCTGCTCAGGCAGCCGTTGCCAAAGCGATCGCCGATTCGGTTGCCGATGGCGTCATCCCTAAAGATCAAGCTGAAAGCTTGGTTGTCGTTTGTGGTGTCTTCATTCACCCAGCGGCTGAAGACGACCAGAAGATCTACAACTACAACTACAGTGCAACCAAGATGGCTGTCGCCAACGCGATGCAGAACAAGCCTTCGGTTGACGAAATGCTCGCTCAGAAAGACTCCGCTGCACATCCTTTCCGCGGATTCTAA
- the ychF gene encoding redox-regulated ATPase YchF, with protein sequence MEAGIVGLPNVGKSTLFNALTSSQSAQSANYPFCTIEPNEGIVSVPDERLQRITKYVQPKKVVPAILKLVDIAGIVKGASEGQGLGNKFLSHIREVDAIIQVVRCFEDPDVIHVDGHIDPISDMETIETELMLADIDMLQTALPKAERAARGGDKEAILRVAGIGACLEQLSKDLPLRTLEMDEKERKAINSFGLMTAKPILYIANVDEDDLEGKGELVEKVRQYAAERGTNVVPVCAKLEAEIAELDETDRQEMLDSVGLPEPALHQVARAAYATLGLQSYFTAGVQEVRAWTTPLNATAPEAAGVIHSDMQRGFIRAEVYTLEDLETYKGEKEIREAGKLRVEGKTYIMKDGDICHFRFSV encoded by the coding sequence ATGGAAGCCGGAATTGTCGGCTTGCCCAATGTTGGCAAGAGCACTCTCTTTAATGCCCTGACCTCCAGTCAGTCGGCACAAAGTGCAAATTATCCGTTCTGCACCATCGAACCCAACGAAGGGATCGTAAGCGTTCCCGATGAACGGTTGCAGCGGATCACGAAGTACGTCCAGCCCAAAAAAGTCGTTCCTGCGATCCTAAAATTGGTCGACATCGCGGGGATCGTTAAAGGAGCCAGCGAAGGGCAAGGCCTGGGTAATAAATTCCTCAGCCACATCCGCGAAGTCGATGCGATCATCCAAGTGGTCCGCTGCTTCGAAGACCCCGACGTGATCCACGTGGATGGGCACATCGATCCGATCTCCGATATGGAAACGATCGAAACCGAACTGATGTTGGCGGACATCGACATGCTCCAAACCGCCCTTCCCAAAGCGGAACGGGCCGCCCGCGGTGGCGATAAAGAAGCGATTTTACGCGTCGCAGGAATCGGAGCCTGTCTGGAACAACTTTCCAAAGACCTCCCGCTGCGGACCTTGGAAATGGACGAGAAAGAACGCAAAGCGATCAATAGCTTTGGGTTGATGACCGCCAAACCGATCCTCTACATCGCCAATGTCGATGAAGACGACCTCGAAGGTAAAGGCGAATTGGTGGAAAAAGTCCGCCAGTATGCAGCGGAACGAGGCACTAACGTCGTCCCCGTCTGTGCGAAACTGGAAGCCGAAATCGCAGAACTGGACGAAACCGATCGCCAGGAAATGCTCGATTCGGTCGGACTACCCGAACCGGCACTCCATCAGGTCGCCCGGGCCGCTTATGCAACGCTTGGCCTGCAAAGCTACTTTACCGCGGGCGTCCAAGAGGTCCGGGCTTGGACCACGCCGCTCAACGCGACCGCTCCCGAAGCGGCCGGTGTGATCCACTCCGACATGCAACGCGGATTCATCCGAGCCGAAGTCTATACGTTGGAAGACCTGGAAACCTACAAGGGCGAAAAGGAGATCCGCGAGGCGGGCAAATTACGCGTCGAGGGAAAGACCTACATCATGAAAGACGGCGACATCTGCCATTTCCGGTTTAGCGTCTAG
- a CDS encoding ATP-grasp domain-containing protein has product MQTTPAIPPCWSPSRLILIGGSVRAAAMSAVSARFRVLAIDRFGDQDLREICESWHPWQDGPDPSGLKMTDQLAKITAQAPDQPTGIVLTGGGEAVLSSSGFPELPCDRNLRWLTASASAIQNSSDPTNLAAIAAAAGIHFPQWRHPSEINEGVFDSEPSSPNPFHPDPWLFKPLLGWGGMGVRQLKKWKPADSTAGYLQKRITGVLFGASFVASANGTTCLGVSRGLTSKREPAPFQYCGSVGPINLSQDEQQQIERLGSIAAQALQLQGLFGIDFLVSPTGWYLLEINPRFCASMELFEDGSNSPIAAHVAAFTQQVLPRKQAAILGSYRCKHIVYAKQEYHWDQATAQSLAGYLQRHPGLSVHDLPVAGTKITKSAPLFTIRSTGATARQALRKAIEHDHQWQRS; this is encoded by the coding sequence ATGCAAACTACCCCGGCCATTCCCCCCTGCTGGTCCCCTTCCCGCCTTATTTTGATAGGCGGGTCGGTTCGCGCTGCCGCAATGTCCGCGGTTTCGGCCCGATTTCGCGTGCTGGCTATCGATCGCTTCGGCGACCAAGACCTCCGCGAGATCTGCGAATCGTGGCATCCCTGGCAAGATGGCCCGGACCCTTCCGGCTTAAAGATGACGGACCAGCTTGCCAAAATCACCGCCCAGGCCCCCGATCAGCCGACCGGGATTGTGCTAACAGGCGGCGGCGAAGCCGTCCTCTCGTCCAGCGGATTTCCCGAACTGCCATGCGACCGGAACCTCCGCTGGCTCACCGCTTCAGCCTCCGCCATCCAGAACAGCTCCGATCCAACCAACCTTGCCGCGATCGCCGCGGCCGCCGGGATCCATTTTCCGCAGTGGCGACATCCCAGCGAAATCAACGAAGGTGTATTTGATTCCGAGCCATCCAGTCCAAATCCGTTTCACCCAGATCCGTGGCTGTTCAAACCGCTGCTCGGCTGGGGAGGGATGGGAGTCCGGCAATTGAAAAAATGGAAGCCAGCGGATTCAACCGCCGGTTATCTTCAAAAGAGGATCACCGGAGTGCTGTTTGGAGCAAGCTTCGTCGCGTCTGCAAACGGCACAACCTGCCTGGGAGTCAGCCGAGGCCTGACAAGTAAACGGGAGCCCGCTCCATTTCAATACTGTGGTTCGGTCGGGCCGATCAACCTTTCGCAGGATGAACAGCAACAAATCGAACGTCTAGGATCCATCGCCGCTCAAGCTCTGCAATTGCAAGGCTTGTTCGGAATCGATTTCCTGGTCTCTCCCACCGGCTGGTACCTCCTGGAAATCAATCCACGATTCTGTGCGTCGATGGAATTGTTTGAGGACGGATCCAATTCCCCGATCGCGGCTCACGTCGCAGCGTTCACGCAGCAGGTTCTGCCACGTAAGCAGGCAGCCATTCTAGGATCCTATCGCTGCAAACATATCGTGTACGCGAAACAGGAATATCATTGGGATCAAGCAACGGCCCAATCGCTGGCAGGCTACCTGCAGAGGCATCCCGGATTATCGGTTCACGATCTGCCGGTAGCGGGGACGAAGATCACGAAATCGGCCCCACTGTTTACGATACGATCAACCGGTGCAACCGCTAGACAGGCACTTCGCAAGGCGATCGAACACGATCACCAATGGCAGCGGTCCTAA
- a CDS encoding TMEM143 family protein: MSSIQTLRKVILQNTTGAFLAADPAHWALEPYIPLLPDDLQARLMDRDELSADQQVAFRKFNQALTAVLHHRAHRTHDHLNRLYVDLDPDNETGSALGSEEEVDAAASMATKAIRDALLAANYTQLTQEEIEASVGVASHWGVPLHVDFAVFKQLAVYARGDVIGAKNLSRWYRPWRQELVDVAIYQRAVVVFQLEDHCQIEEGVDSSGLHLRMFKNIPKLDVDMLLPGTEVRITWFDRTRIVVPSLGGIGMTIWKIVRTALLVAALSVYSAVILIGLTLAAIGYIVRSVMNYFQTRNRYILSLTRSLYHQKLGTNAGVLYRLLEEAHQQRHCEVMVAYYAMLTVADTDVDTGTLSRRRLKRRVERIIREVLSLEIDFDVEETLQLMTELDICQQLPESRYRWESAQQANENLHAWWDAQSLAAVHVGSL; the protein is encoded by the coding sequence TTGTCGTCCATTCAAACCCTCCGCAAAGTAATTTTGCAAAATACCACCGGAGCTTTTCTCGCGGCGGACCCGGCCCATTGGGCGCTAGAACCCTACATTCCGCTGTTGCCGGATGATTTGCAAGCCCGCTTGATGGACCGCGACGAATTGTCAGCGGATCAACAAGTCGCTTTTCGGAAATTCAATCAAGCTTTGACGGCCGTCCTTCATCACCGGGCACATCGTACGCATGACCACCTAAACCGGTTGTACGTCGATCTGGATCCCGACAATGAAACGGGATCAGCCCTTGGCAGTGAAGAGGAGGTGGATGCGGCGGCAAGCATGGCGACCAAGGCGATTCGCGACGCTCTTTTGGCTGCAAACTATACCCAGTTGACGCAGGAAGAAATCGAAGCGTCCGTCGGAGTGGCGAGTCACTGGGGAGTTCCGCTGCATGTTGACTTCGCTGTCTTTAAGCAGTTGGCGGTCTATGCGAGAGGGGACGTGATCGGGGCCAAAAACCTCAGTCGCTGGTACCGTCCTTGGCGCCAGGAACTGGTCGATGTCGCGATCTATCAAAGAGCGGTCGTGGTGTTTCAGTTAGAGGATCATTGCCAGATCGAAGAGGGTGTTGATTCGAGTGGGCTGCATTTGCGGATGTTTAAGAACATTCCCAAACTGGACGTGGATATGTTGCTGCCCGGGACAGAGGTCCGGATCACTTGGTTTGATCGGACGCGGATCGTGGTTCCCAGTTTGGGAGGAATCGGGATGACGATCTGGAAAATCGTGCGGACCGCTCTGTTGGTCGCCGCCCTTAGTGTGTACAGCGCCGTGATCCTGATCGGTTTGACTTTAGCGGCCATCGGCTACATCGTCCGCAGTGTGATGAACTACTTTCAGACGCGGAATCGATACATCCTCAGCCTAACAAGAAGTTTGTATCACCAAAAATTAGGAACCAATGCAGGCGTCCTGTATCGATTGCTTGAAGAGGCGCATCAGCAACGGCACTGCGAGGTAATGGTTGCCTATTACGCGATGTTGACTGTGGCCGATACCGATGTCGACACCGGTACGCTAAGCCGACGCCGCTTAAAACGACGAGTTGAACGGATTATCCGCGAGGTCTTAAGTCTGGAAATCGATTTTGATGTCGAAGAAACATTGCAGTTAATGACCGAGCTGGATATTTGTCAGCAACTTCCCGAGAGCCGTTATCGCTGGGAATCGGCTCAGCAAGCGAACGAAAACCTGCATGCTTGGTGGGATGCCCAATCGCTTGCCGCCGTGCATGTCGGGTCGCTTTAG
- a CDS encoding sigma-54-dependent transcriptional regulator, whose translation MTESDPANVLVVDDESSICWALERLLSEEGHHVQTAGSAERGLEIAAEQPIDLVILDVRLPKQDGIAALPEFVRVTSGAPIVVMTAFGDLKTAVAAMQNGASDYLIKPFSLENVTQTCRKALMAARAHQRANQEPEAAPSSKSDAPAAVNQLVGTSPAMQQVFRQIALVADSDLSVLITGETGTGKELVAAAIHQHSRRRDSTYLPVAPVAMNPDLIESELFGHVKGAFTGAAADRAGLFERAAGGTVLLDEIGDLPLGTQVKLLRVLEQGEYCRVGDVEPKQADVRILAATHCDLSAAVRNGTFREDLFYRLAGAQLHLTPLRNRPEDIGPLCESFLKQWNYPAAADAIQPELLSALAARPWHGNVRELKNALQHASVVARGRPLVISDFPQPTPGKSESASSTDVVSRLQADVARWMKQQIDSNPESASDLHESFLRVTEPILLEMALEQTSGNRVKAAELLGIHRGTLRDRLRTYGISEGSEKERLPKK comes from the coding sequence ATGACTGAAAGCGACCCAGCAAACGTTTTAGTTGTCGACGATGAATCCTCGATCTGCTGGGCACTCGAACGCCTGCTCAGCGAAGAAGGGCATCACGTCCAGACAGCTGGTTCCGCCGAAAGAGGCTTAGAGATCGCGGCCGAGCAACCGATCGATCTGGTGATCCTGGATGTTCGCTTACCAAAACAGGATGGGATTGCGGCGCTCCCCGAATTTGTGCGAGTCACCTCCGGAGCCCCGATTGTTGTGATGACCGCGTTTGGTGATTTGAAAACGGCCGTTGCGGCGATGCAGAACGGAGCGAGCGATTACCTAATCAAACCGTTCAGCCTAGAAAACGTCACCCAGACCTGCCGAAAAGCTCTGATGGCCGCCCGTGCCCATCAGCGTGCCAACCAAGAACCGGAGGCCGCCCCTTCCTCTAAATCCGATGCGCCAGCGGCCGTCAATCAGTTGGTCGGTACGTCCCCGGCGATGCAGCAGGTCTTTCGGCAAATCGCTTTGGTCGCCGACAGTGATTTATCGGTACTGATCACCGGGGAAACGGGGACCGGCAAAGAATTGGTCGCCGCGGCCATCCACCAACACAGCCGCCGCCGCGACAGCACTTACCTGCCGGTCGCTCCGGTCGCGATGAACCCCGACCTGATCGAAAGCGAACTGTTTGGCCACGTCAAAGGGGCGTTTACCGGAGCCGCCGCGGACCGAGCCGGTCTATTTGAACGAGCCGCTGGCGGGACGGTTTTGCTTGACGAAATCGGCGACCTTCCGCTGGGGACTCAGGTCAAATTACTCAGGGTCCTCGAACAAGGCGAATACTGCCGGGTCGGCGACGTCGAACCCAAGCAAGCCGATGTCCGCATCCTGGCCGCCACCCACTGCGACTTGAGCGCGGCGGTCCGCAACGGCACCTTCCGTGAAGACCTGTTCTACCGACTGGCCGGCGCCCAGTTGCACCTCACCCCGCTGCGAAACCGCCCGGAAGACATTGGGCCGCTGTGCGAATCGTTCTTAAAACAATGGAACTACCCCGCGGCAGCCGACGCGATCCAGCCCGAATTACTCTCCGCCCTGGCGGCACGTCCCTGGCACGGAAATGTCCGAGAACTGAAAAATGCCCTCCAACATGCCTCCGTTGTCGCCCGCGGCCGGCCCTTGGTCATCAGCGACTTTCCCCAACCCACCCCCGGAAAGTCGGAATCGGCCAGCTCCACCGACGTCGTTTCTCGCTTGCAAGCCGACGTTGCCCGGTGGATGAAGCAACAAATCGACTCCAATCCCGAATCCGCAAGCGATCTTCACGAAAGTTTTTTGCGAGTCACCGAACCCATCCTGCTGGAAATGGCTCTTGAACAGACATCAGGAAACCGAGTCAAAGCGGCCGAATTGCTGGGAATCCACCGTGGCACCCTCCGAGACCGGCTGCGGACGTACGGAATCAGCGAGGGGAGCGAAAAAGAGCGGCTGCCGAAGAAATAG
- a CDS encoding HAD family hydrolase yields the protein MDDNVDTPGNGQRPARTLQGVALDLDGLLFDTEPLYWQVGSQLLDRRGHRFTDQLQRRMMGRPGVQAMQVLIDALQLTDLPETLLEESNDLYAEMLTQGVTPMRGLLPWFDALEASGLPFGVATSSLHRFADQILRQNGLRDRIQFLLTGEDVRKGKPDPEMYLLAANTLGIDPANMLVLEDSENGCAAAVAAGSVAVAIPGVHCEGHAYPGAHLVADGLDDARLLGLLTTKAG from the coding sequence ATGGACGACAACGTGGATACTCCAGGAAACGGTCAGCGGCCAGCCCGTACCCTCCAAGGCGTTGCACTTGATTTGGACGGCTTGCTGTTCGACACCGAACCATTGTACTGGCAGGTGGGCAGCCAACTACTCGACCGCCGAGGCCATCGTTTTACCGACCAACTTCAACGCCGGATGATGGGACGGCCCGGCGTCCAAGCGATGCAGGTTCTGATCGATGCCCTTCAGTTGACCGATTTGCCAGAAACGCTTTTGGAAGAAAGCAACGATCTCTATGCCGAAATGCTGACCCAAGGCGTCACACCGATGCGCGGGCTGCTGCCCTGGTTCGACGCACTGGAAGCCTCGGGGCTGCCATTTGGAGTCGCTACCAGCAGCCTGCATCGATTTGCCGACCAAATCCTTCGCCAAAACGGGCTCCGCGATCGAATCCAGTTTTTATTGACCGGCGAAGATGTCCGCAAAGGAAAACCAGATCCTGAAATGTACCTTCTGGCGGCTAATACCCTGGGTATCGATCCAGCAAACATGCTGGTGTTAGAAGATAGCGAAAACGGTTGTGCGGCGGCCGTCGCCGCTGGGTCGGTCGCGGTCGCCATCCCCGGCGTCCACTGCGAAGGACACGCCTATCCCGGAGCTCACTTGGTCGCTGATGGCCTGGATGACGCTCGGCTGCTGGGACTGCTGACGACTAAGGCAGGTTGA
- a CDS encoding sensor histidine kinase, with the protein MTQSPLRSIRSRILVPLFLLTAIAALAVATGSAWLGSRRAEMETQQRYEGIRKTLQTSSFPLSAPVLRWLADLTDTELVTYDEQGRMLAATLAIARPETKQLRALVFDTADTRPDAAPFEYATQQTKYTVFVSPRRASTSVGGSQETVAVFFNNAQLRKARWQAASLPLVTGLSTVLLLGTMMLFLTNRLVKRIQAIQQAAQLVAGGKFDTRIGDRRKDELGQLGDSFDTMAEQLKQLWATVQQQQSTQLLHQIAGGMAHQLRNSLTGARIAIELHLRHTTSDKKEELEVAIQQIEQVEQYVQRLLTVGSSDQQTNQPQELSACFQDIQSKMGLMAQHHQVEVNWDWAATLESKIIADGPTFTAAITNLILNAIQVAPQVNITAQPIQDEKFQVTIRDRGPGIPAEMESQLFDLFATSKPEGLGLGLPLVQRAADHLGGEVSWRRDGEWTEFTFTCPFADKR; encoded by the coding sequence TTGACTCAATCGCCGCTTCGTTCGATCCGCTCACGCATTCTGGTCCCCCTGTTTCTACTCACTGCCATCGCTGCGTTGGCGGTGGCTACCGGATCGGCGTGGCTTGGTTCTAGGCGAGCCGAAATGGAGACCCAGCAGCGTTATGAGGGAATCCGCAAGACGCTGCAAACCAGTTCGTTTCCGCTCAGCGCCCCGGTCCTGAGATGGCTGGCAGACCTTACCGATACCGAACTGGTGACCTACGACGAACAGGGCCGAATGCTTGCGGCGACTCTTGCCATTGCTCGTCCCGAAACCAAGCAACTGCGGGCCCTGGTCTTTGACACCGCCGATACTCGACCGGATGCAGCCCCGTTTGAATACGCAACCCAGCAAACAAAGTACACCGTCTTTGTTTCACCACGCCGAGCCTCGACAAGTGTCGGAGGATCACAGGAAACGGTTGCCGTTTTCTTCAACAATGCCCAACTACGCAAAGCCCGCTGGCAGGCCGCCTCGCTCCCCTTGGTTACCGGCCTGTCAACGGTCCTGCTGCTGGGAACCATGATGCTGTTTTTGACGAACCGTTTAGTCAAAAGAATTCAAGCGATCCAGCAGGCCGCGCAACTGGTTGCTGGCGGAAAATTTGACACGCGGATTGGCGACCGCCGCAAGGATGAACTTGGGCAACTGGGGGATTCGTTCGATACCATGGCGGAACAGCTGAAACAGTTGTGGGCAACGGTTCAGCAACAGCAAAGCACTCAACTGCTGCACCAGATCGCCGGCGGGATGGCCCATCAACTGCGCAATTCGCTAACCGGAGCTCGAATCGCAATCGAATTACACCTGCGTCATACAACCAGCGATAAAAAGGAAGAACTAGAAGTCGCCATCCAACAGATCGAACAAGTCGAACAATACGTCCAGCGATTGCTTACCGTCGGTTCCAGCGACCAACAAACCAACCAGCCTCAAGAACTTTCTGCCTGCTTCCAAGACATCCAGTCCAAGATGGGATTGATGGCCCAGCATCATCAGGTCGAAGTGAACTGGGACTGGGCGGCGACGCTTGAATCAAAAATCATCGCCGATGGACCGACCTTCACCGCCGCGATCACCAATTTGATCCTGAATGCAATCCAGGTCGCTCCCCAAGTCAACATCACGGCCCAGCCCATCCAGGACGAAAAGTTTCAGGTAACCATCCGAGACCGCGGGCCGGGGATTCCAGCCGAGATGGAAAGCCAGCTGTTTGACTTGTTTGCCACCTCCAAACCGGAAGGCCTAGGCCTGGGGCTTCCGCTGGTTCAAAGAGCCGCCGATCACCTGGGAGGCGAAGTTTCCTGGCGGCGCGATGGCGAATGGACCGAATTCACGTTTACCTGCCCGTTTGCAGACAAGCGGTGA
- a CDS encoding DUF1559 family PulG-like putative transporter produces the protein MSNRRRAFTLVELLVVIAIIGVLVGLLLPAVQAAREAARRMQCSNNIRQLGLACHNYESTFRRLPPSVVIDLYPGTTANNQAWGVHGRILPFIEQGNLSDLVDLSLGWDFQPSISGVKVPTFACPSDPKSDVVRDPGSGRPLLYPTTYGFNYGRWFVFSPQTKQGGDGLFYPNSYLGFQACTDGTSHTMLVGEVKAWTPYQRNGGPATLTMPNNQAEAEAMVASGGQFKNTGHTEWPDGRVHHTGVTVTLPPNSECHFNDGTTLYPETDYNSWQEGKDGTSGSPSYAIITSRSFHPSSVNIGMLDGSVRTIAETIDLQTWRAVGTRSGGEVVNLP, from the coding sequence ATTTCCAATCGACGTCGGGCTTTTACTTTGGTGGAACTGTTGGTCGTGATCGCGATCATCGGAGTATTGGTTGGGCTGTTGCTGCCCGCCGTGCAAGCCGCTCGCGAAGCCGCTCGCCGAATGCAATGTTCCAACAACATTCGTCAGCTTGGTTTGGCTTGCCATAATTACGAATCGACATTCCGCAGGTTGCCACCGTCGGTCGTGATCGATTTATATCCTGGGACGACCGCCAACAATCAGGCTTGGGGCGTTCACGGCCGGATCCTCCCGTTTATCGAGCAGGGGAATTTGAGTGACCTGGTCGATCTGTCGCTGGGGTGGGATTTTCAGCCCTCGATCAGTGGGGTAAAGGTTCCGACCTTTGCTTGCCCAAGCGATCCGAAATCGGATGTGGTCCGAGACCCTGGAAGTGGTCGTCCGTTGCTGTATCCCACCACCTATGGCTTTAACTATGGACGCTGGTTTGTATTCAGCCCGCAAACAAAACAGGGCGGAGACGGATTGTTCTATCCGAATTCTTACCTTGGGTTTCAAGCCTGCACCGATGGAACCAGTCATACGATGTTGGTCGGGGAAGTCAAAGCATGGACTCCTTATCAACGTAATGGCGGGCCGGCCACGCTGACGATGCCAAACAATCAAGCCGAAGCGGAGGCGATGGTTGCTAGTGGCGGGCAATTCAAGAATACAGGGCACACGGAATGGCCCGACGGTCGAGTCCATCACACGGGGGTCACGGTTACTTTGCCTCCGAATAGTGAATGCCATTTCAACGACGGAACCACCCTTTATCCCGAAACCGATTACAACTCGTGGCAGGAAGGCAAGGATGGCACGTCGGGCAGTCCCAGCTACGCGATCATTACCTCGCGGAGCTTCCATCCCAGTTCCGTGAACATCGGCATGCTGGATGGTTCGGTCCGGACGATCGCTGAAACCATCGACCTGCAGACTTGGCGGGCCGTGGGAACGCGTTCAGGTGGTGAAGTGGTCAACCTGCCTTAG
- the trpS gene encoding tryptophan--tRNA ligase, with translation MTALPDVLSLIQPTADLHIGNYFGAVANWVKLQDTHSCVFGIADMHAITMPYNPADLRTNTRNMVIDLLACGIDPEKSTLFIQSLVPEHCELCWILSSQCSYGELSRMTQFKDKSNKLQSESADEYVSAGLFTYPILQAADILAYRPTSVPVGKDQEQHLELSRSIARRFNQRFDTDFFPEPKALYTKTPRIMSLAQPTSKMSKSAGLKHYIGLFEEEKSIRKKVKSAVTDTGEKDPAVYMSPGVQNLFEILWACEAQEVADQLESDYKADQLKYSELKGAVADTLVELTDQFRQRRDELLADSDHVDAQVRAMSEKARQIAAETVKGVRKLAGFPAL, from the coding sequence GTGACTGCTCTGCCAGACGTGCTGTCTTTGATCCAACCGACGGCCGATCTTCACATCGGCAATTACTTTGGCGCGGTCGCCAATTGGGTCAAACTGCAAGATACCCACTCCTGCGTCTTCGGCATCGCCGACATGCACGCGATCACGATGCCTTACAACCCAGCCGACCTTCGCACCAATACTCGGAATATGGTGATCGATCTGTTGGCTTGTGGCATCGACCCCGAGAAATCAACCCTCTTCATCCAGTCACTTGTCCCGGAACACTGCGAACTCTGCTGGATCCTCAGCTCGCAGTGCTCCTACGGCGAACTGTCTCGGATGACCCAGTTCAAAGACAAATCAAATAAACTTCAAAGCGAATCAGCGGATGAATATGTTTCGGCGGGCTTGTTTACTTACCCCATCCTGCAAGCGGCGGACATCCTTGCCTATCGTCCCACCAGCGTCCCGGTCGGCAAAGACCAAGAACAACATCTCGAGCTCTCGCGCAGCATTGCACGACGCTTTAATCAACGCTTTGACACCGACTTCTTTCCAGAACCGAAGGCCCTGTACACCAAAACCCCCCGGATCATGTCGCTGGCGCAGCCGACCTCAAAAATGAGCAAAAGTGCCGGCCTGAAACATTACATCGGGCTGTTCGAGGAAGAAAAGAGTATCCGCAAGAAAGTCAAATCCGCGGTCACCGACACCGGTGAAAAAGACCCGGCGGTCTACATGAGCCCCGGAGTCCAAAACCTATTTGAAATCCTTTGGGCGTGCGAAGCCCAGGAAGTCGCCGACCAATTAGAATCGGATTACAAAGCGGACCAACTAAAGTATTCGGAACTGAAAGGGGCCGTCGCCGACACCCTGGTCGAATTGACCGATCAATTCCGCCAACGTCGCGATGAACTGCTTGCCGATTCAGATCATGTCGATGCGCAAGTCCGGGCGATGTCGGAGAAGGCTCGACAAATCGCAGCCGAAACCGTCAAAGGTGTTCGCAAACTGGCAGGATTCCCCGCACTTTAA
- a CDS encoding NADP-dependent methylenetetrahydromethanopterin/methylenetetrahydrofolate dehydrogenase, which yields MTIPRILIQLDTDPQPSTFDGVVAVDAGVDQLFRHGGICEETVAGLVHGAMFTRGGEGLKSTALFIGGTDVQAGERVLAAVQDTFFGPVRVSVMLDSNGCNTTASAAVLSAAKHLDLKQSTVLVLGGTGPVGQRVARLLSRQGAAVKMGSRDHGRAHQAAAEVSVGLEGANLSAVTTAGNDALQLALEDCDAVISSGAAGVQIVDKGTLHHNKHLRLAIDLNAVPPLGIEGIQATDKGRDCDGVIVYGALGVGGLKMKIHHAAVKALFTANDQVLDADHIYAIGEQVIGKSKL from the coding sequence ATGACGATTCCACGTATTTTGATTCAGTTGGACACGGACCCCCAGCCAAGCACTTTTGATGGGGTTGTTGCCGTCGATGCAGGGGTCGACCAGTTGTTTCGGCATGGTGGAATCTGTGAGGAAACGGTCGCGGGGCTGGTTCATGGCGCGATGTTTACCCGTGGCGGAGAGGGCCTGAAATCGACCGCGTTATTCATTGGCGGCACAGACGTTCAGGCGGGGGAACGAGTGTTGGCCGCGGTTCAAGATACGTTTTTCGGTCCGGTGCGCGTCTCGGTGATGTTGGACAGCAATGGTTGCAATACCACGGCCTCCGCGGCAGTTCTTTCGGCTGCAAAGCATCTGGATCTGAAGCAGTCGACCGTTCTGGTGCTGGGGGGGACCGGTCCGGTGGGGCAACGGGTTGCTCGGCTTTTGTCTCGGCAAGGTGCTGCAGTGAAGATGGGTTCACGTGACCATGGTCGCGCTCATCAGGCGGCAGCCGAAGTGTCTGTGGGACTGGAGGGAGCGAACCTATCCGCGGTGACTACCGCCGGTAACGATGCTTTGCAGTTGGCTTTGGAGGACTGCGATGCGGTGATTTCCAGCGGTGCTGCTGGGGTCCAAATTGTGGATAAAGGCACTCTTCACCACAACAAACATCTGCGGTTAGCCATCGATTTGAATGCGGTCCCTCCGCTTGGTATCGAGGGAATCCAAGCGACCGACAAAGGGCGTGACTGCGATGGCGTGATCGTTTACGGCGCCCTAGGCGTTGGTGGATTGAAAATGAAGATCCATCATGCTGCGGTAAAGGCTTTGTTTACGGCCAATGACCAGGTGCTGGATGCCGACCATATCTACGCGATTGGTGAACAGGTTATCGGCAAGTCAAAGCTTTGA